One part of the Drosophila teissieri strain GT53w chromosome 3R, Prin_Dtei_1.1, whole genome shotgun sequence genome encodes these proteins:
- the LOC122619001 gene encoding uncharacterized protein ZK1073.1 isoform X9 has translation MSIADKRASFARRAESLVERKYNISTEKCGDLTVIVQGDLSQQEKRAVFITVHDLGCNHNSFQEFVSSPCMTEIKERSCFIHVDVPGHADNSEALVDGFPFPSLQSLGEDLVTVLDYLHVKYVIGLGEGAGANVLARFGLAHPSRVLGLILINATGSAASVLQSFKNKFISWKSDEVAQSAESFLMYHKFGHQIVGENPDKEKIVAEYQKRLHRSLNSKNIGLYVKAFMNRKDLTLKGCKVDVILITGMLSPYASMVEKLHRDVEKERVTILKIERAGDVLADAPGKVAQSILLFCKGQGLLTSVVMPGVDRGRAFSTASSGSFEGANGSRRLSRGISMEDYDKPNIRRLSIMNSELPKKE, from the exons AAATACAATATCAGCACAGAGAAATGCGGGGATCTGACGGTGATAGTGCAG GGCGACCTGTCGCAACAGGAGAAACGCGCCGTGTTCATCACGGTTCACGACCTGGGCTGCAACC ACAACTCCTTCCAAGAGTTCGTGAGCAGCCCCTGCATGACGGAGATCAAGGAGCGCTCCTGCTTCATCCACGTGGACGTTCCGGGGCACGCGGACAACTCTGAGGCTCTGGTCGACGGGTTTCCCTTCCCCTCGCTACAATCCCTGGGCGAGGACCTGGTCACCGTGCTGGACTACCTGCACGTGAAGTACGTGATCGGCCTGGGCGAGGGTGCCGGAGCCAATGTCCTGGCCCGCTTCGGACTGGCCCATCCCAGCCGGGTGCTGGGCCTTATTCTGATCAACGCCACTGGCAGCGCCGCCAGTGTCCTGCAATCCTTCAAGAACAAG TTCATTAGCTGGAAGAGCGACGAGGTGGCCCAGTCGGCTGAAAGCTTTCTGATGTACCACAAATTCGGACAC CAAATCGTTGGCGAGAACCCAGACAAGGAGAAGATCGTGGCCGAGTACCAGAAGCGTCTTCACCGATCCCTAAATAGCAAGAACATCGGACTCTATGTCAAAGCATTTATGAA TCGCAAGGACCTTACGCTCAAGGGTTGCAAGGTGGATGTCATCCTGATCACGGGTATGCTTAGCCCCTATGCATCAATGGTCGAGAAACTTCATCGCGACGTTGAGAAGGAAAGAGTCACCATTCTGAAGATCGAGCGGGCTGGTGATGTCCTCGCCGATGCA CCCGGGAAGGTTGCCCAATCCATACTGCTGTTCTGCAAGGGACAGGGTTTGCTCACGTCGGTGGTGATGCCAGGCGTGGACCGCGGACGCGCCTTCTCCACGGCTAGCTCTGGATCGTTCGAGGGCGCTAACGGATCGCGTCGCCTGTCGCGCGGCATCTCGATGGAGGACTACGACAAGCCCAACATCCGTCGGCTCAGCATCATGAACAGTGAGTTGCCTAAGAAGGAGTAA
- the LOC122619001 gene encoding uncharacterized protein ZK1073.1 isoform X7, whose amino-acid sequence MSKPGTPRHGAGSSSAAAATEKISKYNISTEKCGDLTVIVQGDLSQQEKRAVFITVHDLGCNHNSFQEFVSSPCMTEIKERSCFIHVDVPGHADNSEALVDGFPFPSLQSLGEDLVTVLDYLHVKYVIGLGEGAGANVLARFGLAHPSRVLGLILINATGSAASVLQSFKNKFISWKSDEVAQSAESFLMYHKFGHQIVGENPDKEKIVAEYQKRLHRSLNSKNIGLYVKAFMNRKDLTLKGCKVDVILITGMLSPYASMVEKLHRDVEKERVTILKIERAGDVLADAPGKVAQSILLFCKGQGLLTSVVMPGVDRGRAFSTASSGSFEGANGSRRLSRGISMEDYDKPNIRRLSIMNSELPKKE is encoded by the exons AAATACAATATCAGCACAGAGAAATGCGGGGATCTGACGGTGATAGTGCAG GGCGACCTGTCGCAACAGGAGAAACGCGCCGTGTTCATCACGGTTCACGACCTGGGCTGCAACC ACAACTCCTTCCAAGAGTTCGTGAGCAGCCCCTGCATGACGGAGATCAAGGAGCGCTCCTGCTTCATCCACGTGGACGTTCCGGGGCACGCGGACAACTCTGAGGCTCTGGTCGACGGGTTTCCCTTCCCCTCGCTACAATCCCTGGGCGAGGACCTGGTCACCGTGCTGGACTACCTGCACGTGAAGTACGTGATCGGCCTGGGCGAGGGTGCCGGAGCCAATGTCCTGGCCCGCTTCGGACTGGCCCATCCCAGCCGGGTGCTGGGCCTTATTCTGATCAACGCCACTGGCAGCGCCGCCAGTGTCCTGCAATCCTTCAAGAACAAG TTCATTAGCTGGAAGAGCGACGAGGTGGCCCAGTCGGCTGAAAGCTTTCTGATGTACCACAAATTCGGACAC CAAATCGTTGGCGAGAACCCAGACAAGGAGAAGATCGTGGCCGAGTACCAGAAGCGTCTTCACCGATCCCTAAATAGCAAGAACATCGGACTCTATGTCAAAGCATTTATGAA TCGCAAGGACCTTACGCTCAAGGGTTGCAAGGTGGATGTCATCCTGATCACGGGTATGCTTAGCCCCTATGCATCAATGGTCGAGAAACTTCATCGCGACGTTGAGAAGGAAAGAGTCACCATTCTGAAGATCGAGCGGGCTGGTGATGTCCTCGCCGATGCA CCCGGGAAGGTTGCCCAATCCATACTGCTGTTCTGCAAGGGACAGGGTTTGCTCACGTCGGTGGTGATGCCAGGCGTGGACCGCGGACGCGCCTTCTCCACGGCTAGCTCTGGATCGTTCGAGGGCGCTAACGGATCGCGTCGCCTGTCGCGCGGCATCTCGATGGAGGACTACGACAAGCCCAACATCCGTCGGCTCAGCATCATGAACAGTGAGTTGCCTAAGAAGGAGTAA
- the LOC122619001 gene encoding exocyst complex component 4 isoform X6 — MTEIKERSCFIHVDVPGHADNSEALVDGFPFPSLQSLGEDLVTVLDYLHVKYVIGLGEGAGANVLARFGLAHPSRVLGLILINATGSAASVLQSFKNKFISWKSDEVAQSAESFLMYHKFGHVMEQIVGENPDKEKIVAEYQKRLHRSLNSKNIGLYVKAFMNRKDLTLKGCKVDVILITGMLSPYASMVEKLHRDVEKERVTILKIERAGDVLADAPGKVAQSILLFCKGQGLLTSVVMPGVDRGRAFSTASSGSFEGANGSRRLSRGISMEDYDKPNIRRLSIMNTKHIFAFNSVYMDAPPPTKPPRGVKYGKDESAGCGFLVNVIKSLGFSETTEERQKEKQKIEAEFKRSDLRLNELVSRHDQQLTQVLPLFSQVSSEVTASRERIHTVKENLGVCKRLLQCRRDELRKMWTDAVQHKYVLEMLEQIQELRKVPQRVVGYTSKRQYLHASKALIDALTTLNGPLQAVEGLSDLRTDLQTRRQQLYLRLHEELVTQVYTNSANEALSSFERTNSSRLNSSFTRGIKARRSTDRIEANARVRKALAEMAQRFDLDKAEVIEDADLIYPELSMSYFVAIIVESFGMLHKVPDSLETLRVQIQTELLNVVRHTTHLLSVNGATADTNPLLTLLEVIFKQFKSIAKTHSLLLKNYLSVGQKYSVVGPQPYDLTDFWAQAQSVLQLLLTDYLDIQNAASDESAQTGFSEPTSNINSYFLRRKVPSTKGSMFKFDKSSHVGTSSNSDSSKEHRRNASDVSVDDNLAAQLGGSGKGSTCGIFRHEKKQREKILICTPDQNIITKVYLPLMGYIKEIENFMKCKPGQPCSLHDFLNNYIKDTFLSKGHNRNLQLTIESLSKNQDAWRTIISPEEIKALNLSRPLLQSTVMVERRLMETRNLIQDLPCYSEDLLKMVCALLKAYREICQAAYRGIVQPDSEDKRIYSVAWLKDEDISRFLKTLPNWTDLKTSSQKSRHNRKLHRGSFEPSEEESPLQVQQRNIREAEMLTSNLGEGGITQQEILVEISVLKELAILQESMEWFSCRVSEFANDLRRPLVNGLNTVSAECGADIAVKDGTIKVMTNLALEFDELANTCLLVLHLEVRVQCFHYLRSKSSVRTNSYVGSKDDILEPDRQVQVLTKRLSEMDEAFSATLHPRKTRYIFEGLAHLASRILIQASNYLEHIDQITVQRMCRNAISLQQTLSNITASREVALDQARHFYELLCMQPDEILNALLERGTQFSEMQLLNALQLSCKSFGITDANLLASYQQKLSDILGAKPSKGVIV; from the exons ATGACGGAGATCAAGGAGCGCTCCTGCTTCATCCACGTGGACGTTCCGGGGCACGCGGACAACTCTGAGGCTCTGGTCGACGGGTTTCCCTTCCCCTCGCTACAATCCCTGGGCGAGGACCTGGTCACCGTGCTGGACTACCTGCACGTGAAGTACGTGATCGGCCTGGGCGAGGGTGCCGGAGCCAATGTCCTGGCCCGCTTCGGACTGGCCCATCCCAGCCGGGTGCTGGGCCTTATTCTGATCAACGCCACTGGCAGCGCCGCCAGTGTCCTGCAATCCTTCAAGAACAAG TTCATTAGCTGGAAGAGCGACGAGGTGGCCCAGTCGGCTGAAAGCTTTCTGATGTACCACAAATTCGGACAC GTTATGGAG CAAATCGTTGGCGAGAACCCAGACAAGGAGAAGATCGTGGCCGAGTACCAGAAGCGTCTTCACCGATCCCTAAATAGCAAGAACATCGGACTCTATGTCAAAGCATTTATGAA TCGCAAGGACCTTACGCTCAAGGGTTGCAAGGTGGATGTCATCCTGATCACGGGTATGCTTAGCCCCTATGCATCAATGGTCGAGAAACTTCATCGCGACGTTGAGAAGGAAAGAGTCACCATTCTGAAGATCGAGCGGGCTGGTGATGTCCTCGCCGATGCA CCCGGGAAGGTTGCCCAATCCATACTGCTGTTCTGCAAGGGACAGGGTTTGCTCACGTCGGTGGTGATGCCAGGCGTGGACCGCGGACGCGCCTTCTCCACGGCTAGCTCTGGATCGTTCGAGGGCGCTAACGGATCGCGTCGCCTGTCGCGCGGCATCTCGATGGAGGACTACGACAAGCCCAACATCCGTCGGCTCAGCATCATGAACA CCAAGCACATCTTCGCCTTCAACAGCGTCTACATGGACGCCCCACCGCCCACAAAACCTCCGAGGGGAGTGAAGTACGGCAAGGATGAG TCCGCAGGATGTGGCTTTCTGGTTAACGTTATAAAGTCTCTGGGATTCAGCGAGACCACCGAGGAGCGCCAGAAGGAGAAGCAGAAAATTGAAGCAGAGTTCAAGCGCTCGGATCTACGCTTAAATGAGCTGGTCTCGCGGCATGACCAGCAGCTTACTCAGGTGCTGCCCCTGTTCAGTCAGGTGTCTTCGGAGGTGACGGCCAGCCGGGAACGGATTCATACCGTCAAGGAGAACCTTGGTGTCTGCAAGCGGCTGCTGCAGTGCCGGCGCGATGAGCTTCGGAAGATGTGGACGGACGCAGTACAGCACAAGTACGTTCTGGAGATGTTGGAGCAAAT CCAGGAGTTGCGCAAAGTGCCTCAAAGGGTGGTGGGCTACACCTCCAAACGCCAGTATCTGCATGCCAGCAAGGCCCTAATTGATGCCCTGACCACCCTTAATGGACCCCTACAGGCCGTCGAGGGTTTGTCAGATTTGCGGACCGACCTACAAACCCGACGTCAGCAGCTTTACCTGCGGCTGCATGAGGAACTGGTCACCCAGGTGTACACCAACTCGGCCAACGAGGCCCTCTCCTCGTTCGAACGCACCAACTCTAGTCGGTTAAATTCCAGTTTTACTCGGGGAATAAAAGCTCGTCGCTCTACGGATCGCATCGAGGCCAATGCTCGAGTGCGCAAAGCGCTGGCTGAAATGGCTCAGAGATTTGATTTGGACAAGGCAGAGGTTATTGAAGACGCAGATCTCATTTACCCGGAGCTGAGCATGAGCTACTTCGTTGCCATTATAGTGGAGTCGTTCGGAATGCTGCACAAGGTGCCTGACTCTCTGGAAACATTGCGCGTCCAAATCCAAACAGAATTGCTTAACGTGGTGAGGCACACAACGCATCTGCTGTCTGTGAATGGAGCAACGGCGGATACCAATCCGCTCCTTACTCTTCTGGAGGTCATATttaagcagttcaagtcaatcGCCAAAACGCATTCCTTGTTGCTGAAGAACTATTTGTCGGTGGGACAGAAGTACTCTGTGGTTGGACCCCAACCATACGACCTAACCGATTTCTGGGCCCAGGCTCAATCAGTG TTGCAACTGTTGCTCACCGACTACTTGGATATACAGAATGCTGCCTCGGACGAAAGTGCCCAGACTGGTTTTTCAGAGCCCACCAGTAACATAAATTCCTATTTTCTAAGGCGCAAGGTGCCGAG CACCAAGGGCTCAATGTTTAAGTTCGATAAGTCATCGCACGTTGGCACCAGCAGCAATAGCGACTCCTCTAAGGAGCATCGTCGCAACGCTTCGGATGTCTCCGTGGATGACAACCTGGCCGCCCAGCttggtggcagtggcaaaggCTCCACCTGTGGCATCTTTCGTCATGAGAAAAAGCAGCGGGAAAAAATTCTTATTTGTACACCTGATCAAAATATCATTACCAAAGTGTATCTACCACTAATGGGATATATCAAGGAGATAGAAAACTTTATGAAATGCAAGCCAGG GCAACCCTGCAGTCTACATGACTTTTTGAACAACTACATTAAGGATACATTCCTATCCAAAGGCCACAACCGCAACCTGCAGCTGACCATAGAGTCGCTGTCGAAAAATCAAGATGCATGGCGTACTATTATAAGTCCTGAGGAAATAAAGGCTCTTAATCTAAGCAGGCCGTTGTTGCAGTCTACTGTGATGGTCGAACGAAGGTTGATGGAAACTAGGAACCTCATTCAAGACTTGCCCTGTTACTCTGAAGATCTGCTTAAGATGGTATGTGCTTTGTTGAAGGCCTATCGAGAAATATGTCAGGCGGCCTACCGCGGAATCGTGCAGCCAGATTCGGAGGATAAGAGAATTTACAGCGTCGCATGGCTAAAAGATGAAGATATTAGCAGGTTTTTAAA AACGCTTCCCAACTGGACAGATTTAAAGACCTCCAGTCAGAAGTCGCGTCACAACCGAAAACTTCATCGTGGAAGCTTTGAGCCGTCGGAAGAGGAGAGCCCGTTGCAGGTTCAGCAGCGCAACATCCGCGAAGCTGAAATGTTGACCAGTAATCTAGGCGAGGGTGGGATCACCCAGCAAGAGATTTTGGTCGAGATCAGTGTTCTTAAGGAGCTGGCTATACTGCAGGAGAGCATGGAGTGGTTTTCGTGCCGCGTGTCGGAATTTGCCAACGATTTACGCCGGCCGTTGGTAAACGGACTGAACACAGTTTCTGCTGAGTGCGGCGCTGACATTGCAGTGAAGGATGGGACGATCAAAGTAATGACTAATCTAGCTTTGGAGTTTGATGAACTGGCGAACACTTGCCTACTGGTATTGCATTTGGAGGTGCGCGTTCAATGCTTCCACTACCTCCGCTCAAAGTCAAGTGTCAGGACCAACAGCTATGTGGGCTCCAAGGATGATATCCTAGAGCCTGACCGCCAGGTGCAAGTGTTGACCAAACGACTGTCTGAAATGGATGAGGCGTTTAGTGCCACTCTACATCCAAGAAAGACCAGG TACATTTTTGAGGGTCTGGCGCACTTGGCATCGCGCATTCTTATACAGGCCTCCAATTATCTGGAGCACATAGATCAAATAACCGTGCAACGCATGTGCAGGAACGCGATTTCCCTGCAGCAAACATTGAGTAACATAACTGCCTCCAGGGAAGTGGCTTTGGATCAGGCGAGGCACTTTTATGAGCTGCTTTGCATGCAGCCAGAT GAAATACTCAATGCGTTGCTGGAGCGGGGCACTCAGTTCTCAGAGATGCAGTTGCTTAATGCCTTGCAATTGTCCTGCAAGTCCTTTGGCATAACCGACGCCAATCTCTTGGCTTCCTATCAGCAGAAGCTGTCGGACATACTAGGCGCCAAGCCCTCCAAGGGAGTAATTGTGTAA
- the LOC122619001 gene encoding uncharacterized protein ZK1073.1 isoform X8 → MSIADKRASFARRAESLVERKYNISTEKCGDLTVIVQGDLSQQEKRAVFITVHDLGCNHNSFQEFVSSPCMTEIKERSCFIHVDVPGHADNSEALVDGFPFPSLQSLGEDLVTVLDYLHVKYVIGLGEGAGANVLARFGLAHPSRVLGLILINATGSAASVLQSFKNKFISWKSDEVAQSAESFLMYHKFGHNWQIVGENPDKEKIVAEYQKRLHRSLNSKNIGLYVKAFMNRKDLTLKGCKVDVILITGMLSPYASMVEKLHRDVEKERVTILKIERAGDVLADAPGKVAQSILLFCKGQGLLTSVVMPGVDRGRAFSTASSGSFEGANGSRRLSRGISMEDYDKPNIRRLSIMNSELPKKE, encoded by the exons AAATACAATATCAGCACAGAGAAATGCGGGGATCTGACGGTGATAGTGCAG GGCGACCTGTCGCAACAGGAGAAACGCGCCGTGTTCATCACGGTTCACGACCTGGGCTGCAACC ACAACTCCTTCCAAGAGTTCGTGAGCAGCCCCTGCATGACGGAGATCAAGGAGCGCTCCTGCTTCATCCACGTGGACGTTCCGGGGCACGCGGACAACTCTGAGGCTCTGGTCGACGGGTTTCCCTTCCCCTCGCTACAATCCCTGGGCGAGGACCTGGTCACCGTGCTGGACTACCTGCACGTGAAGTACGTGATCGGCCTGGGCGAGGGTGCCGGAGCCAATGTCCTGGCCCGCTTCGGACTGGCCCATCCCAGCCGGGTGCTGGGCCTTATTCTGATCAACGCCACTGGCAGCGCCGCCAGTGTCCTGCAATCCTTCAAGAACAAG TTCATTAGCTGGAAGAGCGACGAGGTGGCCCAGTCGGCTGAAAGCTTTCTGATGTACCACAAATTCGGACAC AACTGG CAAATCGTTGGCGAGAACCCAGACAAGGAGAAGATCGTGGCCGAGTACCAGAAGCGTCTTCACCGATCCCTAAATAGCAAGAACATCGGACTCTATGTCAAAGCATTTATGAA TCGCAAGGACCTTACGCTCAAGGGTTGCAAGGTGGATGTCATCCTGATCACGGGTATGCTTAGCCCCTATGCATCAATGGTCGAGAAACTTCATCGCGACGTTGAGAAGGAAAGAGTCACCATTCTGAAGATCGAGCGGGCTGGTGATGTCCTCGCCGATGCA CCCGGGAAGGTTGCCCAATCCATACTGCTGTTCTGCAAGGGACAGGGTTTGCTCACGTCGGTGGTGATGCCAGGCGTGGACCGCGGACGCGCCTTCTCCACGGCTAGCTCTGGATCGTTCGAGGGCGCTAACGGATCGCGTCGCCTGTCGCGCGGCATCTCGATGGAGGACTACGACAAGCCCAACATCCGTCGGCTCAGCATCATGAACAGTGAGTTGCCTAAGAAGGAGTAA
- the LOC122619001 gene encoding exocyst complex component 4 isoform X4, producing MSKPGTPRHGAGSSSAAAATEKISKYNISTEKCGDLTVIVQGDLSQQEKRAVFITVHDLGCNHNSFQEFVSSPCMTEIKERSCFIHVDVPGHADNSEALVDGFPFPSLQSLGEDLVTVLDYLHVKYVIGLGEGAGANVLARFGLAHPSRVLGLILINATGSAASVLQSFKNKFISWKSDEVAQSAESFLMYHKFGHVMEQIVGENPDKEKIVAEYQKRLHRSLNSKNIGLYVKAFMNRKDLTLKGCKVDVILITGMLSPYASMVEKLHRDVEKERVTILKIERAGDVLADAPGKVAQSILLFCKGQGLLTSVVMPGVDRGRAFSTASSGSFEGANGSRRLSRGISMEDYDKPNIRRLSIMNTKHIFAFNSVYMDAPPPTKPPRGVKYGKDESAGCGFLVNVIKSLGFSETTEERQKEKQKIEAEFKRSDLRLNELVSRHDQQLTQVLPLFSQVSSEVTASRERIHTVKENLGVCKRLLQCRRDELRKMWTDAVQHKYVLEMLEQIQELRKVPQRVVGYTSKRQYLHASKALIDALTTLNGPLQAVEGLSDLRTDLQTRRQQLYLRLHEELVTQVYTNSANEALSSFERTNSSRLNSSFTRGIKARRSTDRIEANARVRKALAEMAQRFDLDKAEVIEDADLIYPELSMSYFVAIIVESFGMLHKVPDSLETLRVQIQTELLNVVRHTTHLLSVNGATADTNPLLTLLEVIFKQFKSIAKTHSLLLKNYLSVGQKYSVVGPQPYDLTDFWAQAQSVLQLLLTDYLDIQNAASDESAQTGFSEPTSNINSYFLRRKVPSTKGSMFKFDKSSHVGTSSNSDSSKEHRRNASDVSVDDNLAAQLGGSGKGSTCGIFRHEKKQREKILICTPDQNIITKVYLPLMGYIKEIENFMKCKPGQPCSLHDFLNNYIKDTFLSKGHNRNLQLTIESLSKNQDAWRTIISPEEIKALNLSRPLLQSTVMVERRLMETRNLIQDLPCYSEDLLKMVCALLKAYREICQAAYRGIVQPDSEDKRIYSVAWLKDEDISRFLKTLPNWTDLKTSSQKSRHNRKLHRGSFEPSEEESPLQVQQRNIREAEMLTSNLGEGGITQQEILVEISVLKELAILQESMEWFSCRVSEFANDLRRPLVNGLNTVSAECGADIAVKDGTIKVMTNLALEFDELANTCLLVLHLEVRVQCFHYLRSKSSVRTNSYVGSKDDILEPDRQVQVLTKRLSEMDEAFSATLHPRKTRYIFEGLAHLASRILIQASNYLEHIDQITVQRMCRNAISLQQTLSNITASREVALDQARHFYELLCMQPDEILNALLERGTQFSEMQLLNALQLSCKSFGITDANLLASYQQKLSDILGAKPSKGVIV from the exons AAATACAATATCAGCACAGAGAAATGCGGGGATCTGACGGTGATAGTGCAG GGCGACCTGTCGCAACAGGAGAAACGCGCCGTGTTCATCACGGTTCACGACCTGGGCTGCAACC ACAACTCCTTCCAAGAGTTCGTGAGCAGCCCCTGCATGACGGAGATCAAGGAGCGCTCCTGCTTCATCCACGTGGACGTTCCGGGGCACGCGGACAACTCTGAGGCTCTGGTCGACGGGTTTCCCTTCCCCTCGCTACAATCCCTGGGCGAGGACCTGGTCACCGTGCTGGACTACCTGCACGTGAAGTACGTGATCGGCCTGGGCGAGGGTGCCGGAGCCAATGTCCTGGCCCGCTTCGGACTGGCCCATCCCAGCCGGGTGCTGGGCCTTATTCTGATCAACGCCACTGGCAGCGCCGCCAGTGTCCTGCAATCCTTCAAGAACAAG TTCATTAGCTGGAAGAGCGACGAGGTGGCCCAGTCGGCTGAAAGCTTTCTGATGTACCACAAATTCGGACAC GTTATGGAG CAAATCGTTGGCGAGAACCCAGACAAGGAGAAGATCGTGGCCGAGTACCAGAAGCGTCTTCACCGATCCCTAAATAGCAAGAACATCGGACTCTATGTCAAAGCATTTATGAA TCGCAAGGACCTTACGCTCAAGGGTTGCAAGGTGGATGTCATCCTGATCACGGGTATGCTTAGCCCCTATGCATCAATGGTCGAGAAACTTCATCGCGACGTTGAGAAGGAAAGAGTCACCATTCTGAAGATCGAGCGGGCTGGTGATGTCCTCGCCGATGCA CCCGGGAAGGTTGCCCAATCCATACTGCTGTTCTGCAAGGGACAGGGTTTGCTCACGTCGGTGGTGATGCCAGGCGTGGACCGCGGACGCGCCTTCTCCACGGCTAGCTCTGGATCGTTCGAGGGCGCTAACGGATCGCGTCGCCTGTCGCGCGGCATCTCGATGGAGGACTACGACAAGCCCAACATCCGTCGGCTCAGCATCATGAACA CCAAGCACATCTTCGCCTTCAACAGCGTCTACATGGACGCCCCACCGCCCACAAAACCTCCGAGGGGAGTGAAGTACGGCAAGGATGAG TCCGCAGGATGTGGCTTTCTGGTTAACGTTATAAAGTCTCTGGGATTCAGCGAGACCACCGAGGAGCGCCAGAAGGAGAAGCAGAAAATTGAAGCAGAGTTCAAGCGCTCGGATCTACGCTTAAATGAGCTGGTCTCGCGGCATGACCAGCAGCTTACTCAGGTGCTGCCCCTGTTCAGTCAGGTGTCTTCGGAGGTGACGGCCAGCCGGGAACGGATTCATACCGTCAAGGAGAACCTTGGTGTCTGCAAGCGGCTGCTGCAGTGCCGGCGCGATGAGCTTCGGAAGATGTGGACGGACGCAGTACAGCACAAGTACGTTCTGGAGATGTTGGAGCAAAT CCAGGAGTTGCGCAAAGTGCCTCAAAGGGTGGTGGGCTACACCTCCAAACGCCAGTATCTGCATGCCAGCAAGGCCCTAATTGATGCCCTGACCACCCTTAATGGACCCCTACAGGCCGTCGAGGGTTTGTCAGATTTGCGGACCGACCTACAAACCCGACGTCAGCAGCTTTACCTGCGGCTGCATGAGGAACTGGTCACCCAGGTGTACACCAACTCGGCCAACGAGGCCCTCTCCTCGTTCGAACGCACCAACTCTAGTCGGTTAAATTCCAGTTTTACTCGGGGAATAAAAGCTCGTCGCTCTACGGATCGCATCGAGGCCAATGCTCGAGTGCGCAAAGCGCTGGCTGAAATGGCTCAGAGATTTGATTTGGACAAGGCAGAGGTTATTGAAGACGCAGATCTCATTTACCCGGAGCTGAGCATGAGCTACTTCGTTGCCATTATAGTGGAGTCGTTCGGAATGCTGCACAAGGTGCCTGACTCTCTGGAAACATTGCGCGTCCAAATCCAAACAGAATTGCTTAACGTGGTGAGGCACACAACGCATCTGCTGTCTGTGAATGGAGCAACGGCGGATACCAATCCGCTCCTTACTCTTCTGGAGGTCATATttaagcagttcaagtcaatcGCCAAAACGCATTCCTTGTTGCTGAAGAACTATTTGTCGGTGGGACAGAAGTACTCTGTGGTTGGACCCCAACCATACGACCTAACCGATTTCTGGGCCCAGGCTCAATCAGTG TTGCAACTGTTGCTCACCGACTACTTGGATATACAGAATGCTGCCTCGGACGAAAGTGCCCAGACTGGTTTTTCAGAGCCCACCAGTAACATAAATTCCTATTTTCTAAGGCGCAAGGTGCCGAG CACCAAGGGCTCAATGTTTAAGTTCGATAAGTCATCGCACGTTGGCACCAGCAGCAATAGCGACTCCTCTAAGGAGCATCGTCGCAACGCTTCGGATGTCTCCGTGGATGACAACCTGGCCGCCCAGCttggtggcagtggcaaaggCTCCACCTGTGGCATCTTTCGTCATGAGAAAAAGCAGCGGGAAAAAATTCTTATTTGTACACCTGATCAAAATATCATTACCAAAGTGTATCTACCACTAATGGGATATATCAAGGAGATAGAAAACTTTATGAAATGCAAGCCAGG GCAACCCTGCAGTCTACATGACTTTTTGAACAACTACATTAAGGATACATTCCTATCCAAAGGCCACAACCGCAACCTGCAGCTGACCATAGAGTCGCTGTCGAAAAATCAAGATGCATGGCGTACTATTATAAGTCCTGAGGAAATAAAGGCTCTTAATCTAAGCAGGCCGTTGTTGCAGTCTACTGTGATGGTCGAACGAAGGTTGATGGAAACTAGGAACCTCATTCAAGACTTGCCCTGTTACTCTGAAGATCTGCTTAAGATGGTATGTGCTTTGTTGAAGGCCTATCGAGAAATATGTCAGGCGGCCTACCGCGGAATCGTGCAGCCAGATTCGGAGGATAAGAGAATTTACAGCGTCGCATGGCTAAAAGATGAAGATATTAGCAGGTTTTTAAA AACGCTTCCCAACTGGACAGATTTAAAGACCTCCAGTCAGAAGTCGCGTCACAACCGAAAACTTCATCGTGGAAGCTTTGAGCCGTCGGAAGAGGAGAGCCCGTTGCAGGTTCAGCAGCGCAACATCCGCGAAGCTGAAATGTTGACCAGTAATCTAGGCGAGGGTGGGATCACCCAGCAAGAGATTTTGGTCGAGATCAGTGTTCTTAAGGAGCTGGCTATACTGCAGGAGAGCATGGAGTGGTTTTCGTGCCGCGTGTCGGAATTTGCCAACGATTTACGCCGGCCGTTGGTAAACGGACTGAACACAGTTTCTGCTGAGTGCGGCGCTGACATTGCAGTGAAGGATGGGACGATCAAAGTAATGACTAATCTAGCTTTGGAGTTTGATGAACTGGCGAACACTTGCCTACTGGTATTGCATTTGGAGGTGCGCGTTCAATGCTTCCACTACCTCCGCTCAAAGTCAAGTGTCAGGACCAACAGCTATGTGGGCTCCAAGGATGATATCCTAGAGCCTGACCGCCAGGTGCAAGTGTTGACCAAACGACTGTCTGAAATGGATGAGGCGTTTAGTGCCACTCTACATCCAAGAAAGACCAGG TACATTTTTGAGGGTCTGGCGCACTTGGCATCGCGCATTCTTATACAGGCCTCCAATTATCTGGAGCACATAGATCAAATAACCGTGCAACGCATGTGCAGGAACGCGATTTCCCTGCAGCAAACATTGAGTAACATAACTGCCTCCAGGGAAGTGGCTTTGGATCAGGCGAGGCACTTTTATGAGCTGCTTTGCATGCAGCCAGAT GAAATACTCAATGCGTTGCTGGAGCGGGGCACTCAGTTCTCAGAGATGCAGTTGCTTAATGCCTTGCAATTGTCCTGCAAGTCCTTTGGCATAACCGACGCCAATCTCTTGGCTTCCTATCAGCAGAAGCTGTCGGACATACTAGGCGCCAAGCCCTCCAAGGGAGTAATTGTGTAA